The following are encoded in a window of Flavobacterium psychrotrophum genomic DNA:
- a CDS encoding inorganic diphosphatase, protein MSATKTFDVLIEIPRGSRNKYEYDFDIKRIRFDRMLYSSMMYPADYGFIPETLALDNDPLDVLVWFTEPSFPGCVVEVKPIGVFYMSDDKGDDEKIICVPVSDPIACKMNDLSDLNEHFTKEVEHFFKVYKDLENKTVDVRGWGDRAAAETLIAECTERFNNIENKPEGLFSIK, encoded by the coding sequence ATGTCAGCAACAAAAACATTTGATGTACTTATAGAGATACCAAGGGGTAGCAGGAACAAATATGAATATGATTTTGATATCAAAAGAATCCGTTTTGACAGGATGCTTTACTCATCAATGATGTACCCTGCAGATTATGGTTTTATACCTGAAACCCTTGCGCTTGACAACGATCCTCTTGACGTGCTTGTATGGTTTACAGAGCCTTCGTTTCCTGGATGTGTTGTAGAGGTTAAGCCTATAGGTGTATTTTATATGTCTGATGATAAAGGCGACGACGAAAAAATAATCTGTGTGCCGGTTTCAGACCCTATTGCATGCAAAATGAACGACCTGTCTGACCTTAACGAACACTTTACGAAAGAGGTTGAGCACTTCTTTAAAGTGTACAAAGATCTTGAGAACAAAACTGTAGATGTAAGAGGCTGGGGCGACCGCGCTGCTGCTGAAACGCTTATAGCAGAATGCACAGAGCGTTTTAATAATATCGAAAACAAGCCGGAAGGCCTTTTCAGCATAAAATAA
- a CDS encoding deoxynucleoside kinase, with amino-acid sequence MHIAVAGNIGAGKTTLTGLLAKHFKWEPHYEDVVDNPYLDDFYHQMERWSFNLQIYFLNSRFSQILQFRESGKNIIQDRTIYEDSHIFAPNLHAMGLMSNRDFGNYKSLFELMEGFVGAPDLLIYLRSSIPNLVSHIHKRGRDYENSISIEYLSRLNERYEAWIQGYDKGKLLIIDVDKTNFVDNPEDLGDIINRINAELNGLF; translated from the coding sequence ATGCATATAGCTGTAGCAGGCAACATCGGCGCCGGAAAAACCACACTTACAGGCCTATTGGCCAAACACTTTAAATGGGAACCCCATTATGAAGATGTTGTAGACAACCCATATCTCGACGATTTTTACCACCAGATGGAACGCTGGTCGTTTAATTTACAGATCTATTTCTTAAACTCACGTTTTAGCCAAATCCTCCAGTTTAGGGAAAGCGGCAAAAACATTATACAGGATCGTACCATTTATGAAGACTCGCACATATTTGCGCCAAACCTTCATGCCATGGGCCTTATGAGCAACCGCGACTTTGGTAACTACAAATCGCTGTTTGAGCTTATGGAAGGCTTTGTAGGAGCACCAGACCTGTTAATATACCTGCGCAGCAGCATACCCAACCTGGTTAGCCACATACACAAGCGTGGCCGCGATTATGAAAACTCTATTAGCATAGAATACCTTAGCCGGCTAAATGAGCGCTACGAAGCCTGGATACAGGGCTATGATAAGGGCAAGCTGTTAATTATAGACGTAGACAAAACTAATTTTGTAGATAACCCCGAAGATCTGGGCGACATTATTAACCGTATTAATGCCGAACTAAACGGACTATTTTAA
- a CDS encoding LytR/AlgR family response regulator transcription factor codes for MEIKTVIIDDEPLAIEVIQNYCSTLPEISVLKCFNNPVEALGFIHKNSVDLVFLDIQMPQLTGLEFIDTLAYKPMVIFTTAYPQYAVEGFELEAIDYLVKPISYKRFLKAFNKVNPVKEEFAPVPAPAVVQLPAEDNFVFVKAEYGSVKIFVSEITYIQGLKDYLKINLNNGKYVLTLSNFKGLMDKLPEKMFIRVHNSYIVNLSYVDSVQRNRIVIDTLRIPVSESYKKSFFERLGL; via the coding sequence ATGGAAATTAAAACCGTTATAATAGATGACGAACCGCTGGCCATAGAGGTAATACAAAACTACTGTAGTACCCTGCCTGAAATTAGCGTGCTTAAATGTTTTAACAACCCGGTGGAAGCACTGGGTTTTATACATAAAAATAGCGTAGACCTTGTATTTCTTGATATACAGATGCCACAACTTACAGGACTGGAGTTTATAGATACCCTGGCCTATAAGCCTATGGTTATTTTTACAACAGCTTACCCACAGTATGCTGTAGAGGGCTTTGAGCTGGAGGCCATAGACTATCTTGTAAAACCCATATCATATAAGCGTTTTCTTAAAGCCTTTAATAAGGTAAATCCCGTAAAAGAAGAATTTGCTCCTGTGCCCGCGCCCGCGGTTGTACAGCTACCTGCAGAAGATAACTTTGTGTTTGTAAAAGCAGAATATGGCAGCGTAAAAATATTTGTATCTGAAATAACATATATTCAAGGACTTAAAGATTACCTGAAGATAAACCTGAACAACGGCAAGTATGTACTTACCCTGAGCAATTTTAAAGGCCTTATGGATAAACTACCGGAAAAAATGTTTATTCGCGTGCACAACTCTTATATTGTAAATCTTAGCTATGTAGACTCTGTACAGCGCAACCGCATTGTTATAGATACACTGCGCATACCCGTAAGCGAATCTTATAAGAAATCTTTTTTTGAAAGGCTGGGACTGTAA
- a CDS encoding DUF4907 domain-containing protein: MTKRFFKLYFICFLAAAFFSGCGTGTEPHLQGNVYPVGAGFGYTISAGKKLLIKQTVIPAINGNHVFCDTADAQKICDLVLQKLQAHKSPYVSKEELTALKIKTKC, translated from the coding sequence ATGACTAAGCGTTTTTTTAAATTGTATTTCATATGCTTTTTGGCCGCGGCTTTTTTCTCCGGCTGCGGTACTGGTACAGAGCCACACCTGCAGGGTAACGTTTACCCTGTAGGCGCCGGCTTTGGCTATACCATATCAGCAGGGAAAAAACTGCTCATTAAGCAAACCGTAATACCGGCCATTAATGGCAACCATGTATTTTGCGATACAGCAGATGCACAAAAAATATGCGACTTGGTGCTGCAAAAACTTCAGGCACATAAATCGCCATACGTTTCTAAAGAAGAACTTACCGCACTAAAAATAAAAACAAAATGCTAG
- a CDS encoding sensor histidine kinase, with the protein MLDKTYNGLPFRLRFFTIHLVFWALFLFLPVGDFMRMHDTVPISFFIKILFCIAIFYFNYFVVVPQLLLKNKPLLYALAIVLLIGTFSYIFSKFEGPAPFRHNQQGIPKPPMQFKKGMHVFPNIIMFSLHILLSSVLKMYVEWNASYKKQKETETEQKTSELNFLKAQLNPHFFFNSLNTIYSLSIKKSDTTPVAVLNLADLMRYMLYETNKEMVRLTDELSYIESYIELQKLRLTENNKVYYEVEGNPHGISLPPLLFICFIENAFKHGVTTSRGSEISIKFTITNNQVRMLAVNDINPQATKDDKSGLGIDNTLRRIKLYYPESYKLETFSKNNKFYADLAIDLNGN; encoded by the coding sequence ATGCTAGACAAAACATATAATGGCCTACCCTTCAGGCTCCGGTTTTTTACCATACACCTGGTGTTCTGGGCGCTGTTCCTGTTTTTGCCTGTAGGCGATTTTATGCGCATGCACGATACCGTGCCCATCTCTTTTTTCATAAAGATACTATTTTGTATTGCCATATTTTATTTTAACTATTTTGTAGTGGTACCTCAACTGTTGCTAAAAAACAAACCGCTACTCTATGCCCTGGCCATTGTTTTACTCATTGGCACATTTTCTTATATCTTTTCTAAGTTTGAGGGGCCAGCGCCTTTTCGCCATAACCAGCAAGGTATACCCAAGCCCCCCATGCAGTTTAAAAAGGGTATGCACGTATTTCCTAATATTATAATGTTTAGCCTGCACATACTGCTAAGTAGCGTACTAAAAATGTATGTAGAATGGAATGCCAGCTACAAAAAACAAAAAGAGACAGAAACGGAGCAGAAAACATCTGAACTTAATTTTTTAAAGGCACAGCTAAATCCACATTTCTTTTTTAACTCCCTTAATACCATTTATTCGCTTTCAATAAAAAAGTCTGATACTACACCCGTTGCAGTGCTTAACCTGGCCGACCTGATGCGATATATGCTTTATGAAACCAATAAAGAAATGGTGCGCCTTACCGATGAACTTTCGTACATAGAAAGTTATATAGAACTGCAAAAGCTACGCCTTACCGAAAACAATAAGGTGTATTATGAGGTAGAAGGTAATCCTCACGGCATAAGCCTGCCCCCGCTTTTATTTATCTGTTTTATAGAAAATGCTTTTAAACATGGCGTTACCACGTCTCGCGGCAGCGAAATATCAATAAAATTTACCATTACAAACAATCAGGTACGGATGCTTGCCGTTAATGATATAAACCCACAGGCCACAAAGGATGATAAATCCGGCCTTGGGATAGATAATACCCTCAGAAGGATAAAGTTATATTATCCTGAAAGTTATAAACTGGAAACCTTTAGTAAGAATAACAAATTTTATGCAGACCTGGCAATAGACCTTAATGGAAATTAA
- a CDS encoding GxxExxY protein, whose amino-acid sequence MINKKYLDELTYQIVGAAIEVHKIMGKGLLENVYHQCLKEELLQRNINFMTEMQIPVVYKGKLLNIDFRCDLLIEQCIVVELKSVNEMTSVFDAQLLTYMKLLKCPKGILINFNCNNIFKEGQKTLVNEFFSVLP is encoded by the coding sequence ATGATCAATAAAAAATATCTTGACGAACTTACCTATCAAATCGTTGGAGCCGCCATTGAAGTTCATAAAATAATGGGAAAAGGTTTACTTGAAAATGTTTATCATCAATGCTTAAAAGAGGAGTTGTTACAACGTAATATCAACTTTATGACCGAAATGCAAATTCCGGTCGTCTACAAGGGAAAATTGCTAAATATTGATTTTAGATGTGACCTTTTAATTGAGCAATGTATTGTTGTAGAATTAAAATCAGTTAATGAAATGACAAGTGTATTTGATGCCCAGCTACTTACTTATATGAAGCTTTTAAAATGTCCGAAAGGCATATTAATAAATTTCAACTGCAACAACATCTTTAAAGAAGGCCAAAAAACCTTAGTAAATGAATTTTTCTCTGTACTACCTTAA
- a CDS encoding pyruvate dehydrogenase complex E1 component subunit beta yields the protein MRTIQFREAVCEAMSEEMRRDEAIYLMGEEVAEYNGAYKASKGMLDEFGPKRVIDTPIAELGFAGIAVGSAMNGNRPIVEFMTFNFALVGIDQIINNAAKIRQMSAGQFNCPIVFRGPTASAGQLGATHSQAFENWYANTPGLKVVVPSNVYDCKGLLKAAIRDNDPVIFMESEQMYGDKGEVPEGDYTIPLGVADVKREGTDVTVVSFGKIIKEAFAAAEELQKEGISLEIIDLRTIRPMDHETILTSVKKTNRLVILEEAWPFGSIASEITYIVQERAFDYLDAPIQRITTADTPAPYSPVLLKEWLPNAGDLIKAVKKVMYK from the coding sequence ATGAGAACAATACAATTCAGGGAAGCGGTTTGCGAAGCAATGAGCGAAGAAATGCGTCGTGATGAAGCGATTTACCTAATGGGTGAAGAGGTAGCCGAATATAACGGTGCCTATAAAGCCTCTAAAGGAATGCTTGACGAATTTGGCCCAAAAAGGGTTATCGATACCCCAATTGCTGAGCTGGGCTTTGCCGGTATAGCAGTAGGTTCTGCCATGAACGGCAACAGGCCTATTGTAGAATTCATGACCTTTAACTTTGCCCTTGTGGGTATCGACCAGATAATAAACAACGCAGCTAAAATACGCCAGATGAGTGCCGGCCAGTTTAACTGCCCTATAGTATTCCGTGGGCCTACAGCATCTGCAGGCCAGCTGGGTGCTACACACAGCCAGGCTTTTGAAAACTGGTATGCTAACACACCGGGACTTAAAGTTGTTGTGCCATCTAACGTTTATGACTGTAAAGGTTTACTTAAAGCTGCTATTCGTGATAACGACCCTGTAATCTTTATGGAGTCTGAGCAAATGTATGGAGACAAAGGTGAAGTGCCTGAGGGAGATTACACAATTCCACTGGGTGTTGCCGATGTTAAGCGTGAAGGTACAGATGTTACTGTAGTGTCTTTTGGTAAAATAATCAAAGAAGCCTTTGCTGCTGCTGAAGAACTTCAGAAAGAAGGTATAAGCCTTGAAATTATCGACCTTAGGACTATTCGCCCTATGGATCATGAAACAATACTAACATCTGTTAAGAAAACAAACAGGCTAGTAATACTTGAAGAGGCATGGCCATTTGGCTCTATCGCTTCAGAAATTACTTATATTGTTCAGGAGCGTGCGTTTGATTATCTTGATGCACCTATCCAGAGGATAACAACTGCAGATACCCCTGCACCTTATTCTCCTGTACTGCTAAAAGAATGGTTACCTAATGCAGGCGACCTTATAAAAGCGGTTAAGAAAGTTATGTACAAATAA
- a CDS encoding DUF6268 family outer membrane beta-barrel protein, whose product MLRYTLSLLLVALNGFAQETVNSLNYDYTSLYNAGATSLTRHEAGYNLQAGSFTYTAGIAAYTFDYDMADTNFSTNRIKDITTIKLGVAYTNAINTRWSAVANFTPQLTATLKNTEIKDIYPGFFAGIKYKNETGTTALTMGVGYQGYFGKFRFMPIINYSGQLSTKLAFNVGIPATWLAYKFNDAHVLKAVAYADSFYSRIETGSATQYETPTTIKISGLEMVTINTGLEYNYNAGKEWVGTFRTGSSVYNKLTIPGSGGYDLGFNKNIYISAGFKYNLNFK is encoded by the coding sequence ATGCTGCGATATACACTTAGCCTGCTTCTTGTTGCCCTTAACGGCTTTGCGCAGGAAACAGTAAACAGCCTTAATTATGATTACACATCACTCTACAATGCCGGTGCTACATCGCTCACTCGGCATGAGGCAGGCTACAACCTACAAGCAGGTAGCTTTACATATACCGCCGGCATAGCAGCATACACTTTTGATTATGATATGGCAGATACCAATTTTAGTACCAATAGGATAAAAGACATTACTACTATAAAACTGGGAGTGGCTTACACTAATGCCATTAACACAAGATGGAGTGCGGTTGCAAACTTTACACCACAGCTTACCGCTACCCTTAAAAACACCGAAATAAAAGATATATACCCTGGCTTTTTTGCAGGTATAAAATATAAGAATGAAACCGGAACTACAGCACTAACCATGGGTGTGGGCTACCAGGGATATTTTGGCAAATTCAGGTTTATGCCCATCATTAACTATAGCGGGCAGCTTAGTACAAAACTGGCCTTTAACGTGGGCATACCGGCTACATGGCTGGCCTATAAATTTAATGATGCGCATGTACTTAAAGCTGTTGCTTATGCCGATAGTTTTTATAGCCGTATAGAAACAGGCAGTGCTACACAATATGAAACGCCTACGACTATAAAAATAAGTGGGCTTGAAATGGTTACCATTAATACCGGGCTGGAGTATAATTACAATGCAGGTAAAGAATGGGTGGGCACATTTCGCACAGGCTCCAGCGTTTACAACAAACTTACCATACCCGGATCGGGCGGATACGACCTGGGGTTTAATAAAAACATTTACATATCTGCAGGCTTTAAATACAATTTAAATTTTAAATAA
- a CDS encoding electron transfer flavoprotein subunit beta/FixA family protein: protein MKILVCISHVPDTTAKINFTNGDSEFDTNGVQFVINPNDEFGLTRAIWFKEQAGATVTVVNVGGPDAEATLRKALAIGADEAIRVNAVPTDGFFVAKQLAEVVKNGGYDLVIAGKESLDYNGGMVPGMLAALTGADFVNGCIKVDVTGNDATAIREIDGGKETLSAKLPLVIGGQKGLVEEKDLRIPNMRGIMAARTKALTILEPVSADAKTKAVKFEKPAPKSAVKLISPDNLDELVNLLHTEAKVI from the coding sequence ATGAAAATATTAGTCTGCATCAGCCACGTGCCTGATACTACCGCAAAAATCAATTTTACCAATGGTGACAGCGAGTTTGATACCAATGGTGTTCAGTTTGTTATAAATCCTAATGATGAATTTGGCCTTACGCGCGCCATCTGGTTTAAAGAACAGGCAGGCGCTACCGTAACAGTAGTAAATGTAGGCGGCCCCGATGCCGAGGCTACACTTCGCAAAGCCCTGGCCATAGGCGCAGATGAAGCTATTCGTGTAAACGCTGTCCCTACCGATGGTTTTTTTGTTGCAAAACAACTTGCCGAAGTAGTTAAAAATGGTGGTTACGACCTTGTTATAGCCGGTAAAGAATCTTTAGATTATAACGGTGGTATGGTACCCGGTATGCTTGCTGCACTAACAGGCGCTGATTTTGTAAACGGCTGTATTAAAGTAGACGTTACCGGAAATGACGCTACCGCAATTCGTGAGATAGACGGTGGTAAAGAAACTCTGAGCGCTAAACTACCTCTTGTTATAGGCGGACAAAAAGGCCTTGTTGAAGAAAAAGACCTGCGTATACCTAACATGCGCGGCATTATGGCAGCACGCACAAAAGCCCTTACCATACTGGAGCCGGTAAGCGCAGATGCTAAAACAAAAGCCGTGAAGTTTGAAAAACCTGCACCAAAATCGGCTGTGAAGCTGATAAGCCCGGACAACCTTGATGAGCTTGTAAATTTACTGCACACTGAGGCGAAAGTAATCTAA
- a CDS encoding DUF5686 and carboxypeptidase-like regulatory domain-containing protein, which yields MKRKLLFAFWAIFLFAINALAQTKVSGVVSDDKNLPLPYVNVYFLGTNEGVITDENGKFYLESKNTYTDLQISFVGFATKEFHLDNPVSYNLKIKLAEGNELKEVVLYSGKMPKKGNPAIDILRKIWERRRKNGLHMFKQYEYDKYEKVEFDLNNIDSAMTKSKLFKGMEFIFEKVDTSNITGKSYLPIFINEQLSQVYGDNTTKKKKEKVSANKNSGFSNNQQIIAFVKDLYADYDIYNNYLKFFDKDFVSPLSRTGINVYNYVLADSSFVDKKWCYNIVFYPRRKGELTFKGNFWVNDTTYAIKKIAMSASKSANINWVKDIYIEQEFDVLNDSVFLLKRDHMMSDFALRKKEESKGVYGKRTTLYRDYVFDRKKPDDFYAADVNFNDETILNKSDEFWDENRFESLNKDEKGVYKMLDTLKTVPRFKHMYDLVATLGSGYYQMGNFDYGPIFSTFGFNDVEGIRLRTGGRTYFGQNDPWRIEGYTAYGFKDNQFKYGISGKWMINKRKRIILQAGNRRDIEQIGVSLTATNDVLGRSFASSSLFSSGNNNRLTSINFTTFSAEIEPVKNLVLRTSLNYRTLKSADRDAFSLDYWKDVNDHSKGTEGFVNQYEFGFFIDYTPKRRTVGYGVERSDVDYNYSHLFLNFNQGVKGILNSDFEYQKLQFYYRQPVLVGGFGRLFTTFEAGKIFGTVPLSLMGVIPGNQSWFSIENTYNLLDYYEFVADEYVSLHLEHNFNGRLFSRIPGLRDLNLREIIGIKGVYGTVSDKNIALNASNLTYRAPEDVYWEYHAGVGNIFKVFRIDFAWRGSYLSIPDANKFAVKGSFGFYF from the coding sequence ATGAAAAGAAAGTTACTGTTTGCCTTTTGGGCCATATTTTTATTTGCAATAAATGCTTTGGCTCAAACCAAGGTTAGCGGTGTTGTATCTGACGATAAAAACCTCCCACTACCTTATGTTAATGTTTATTTTTTAGGAACAAATGAAGGTGTTATAACCGATGAGAATGGTAAGTTTTACCTGGAGTCTAAAAATACATATACTGATTTACAAATATCTTTTGTAGGGTTTGCTACAAAAGAATTTCACCTGGATAACCCGGTAAGCTACAATCTTAAGATAAAGCTTGCCGAAGGTAATGAACTTAAGGAGGTTGTGCTCTACAGCGGCAAGATGCCAAAGAAAGGCAACCCCGCGATAGATATACTGCGTAAAATATGGGAGCGCCGCCGCAAAAATGGCCTGCATATGTTTAAACAGTATGAGTACGATAAATATGAAAAGGTAGAATTTGACCTTAACAATATAGACAGTGCCATGACTAAGAGCAAACTCTTTAAAGGCATGGAGTTTATATTTGAAAAAGTAGATACCAGCAATATTACCGGAAAAAGCTACCTGCCTATATTTATAAATGAGCAGCTAAGCCAGGTGTATGGCGATAATACCACAAAAAAGAAGAAGGAAAAAGTATCTGCTAACAAAAATTCAGGTTTTAGTAACAACCAGCAAATAATTGCTTTTGTAAAAGACCTGTATGCTGATTATGACATCTATAACAACTACTTAAAGTTTTTTGATAAAGACTTTGTGAGTCCGCTATCGCGCACGGGTATCAATGTATACAACTATGTGCTTGCAGACAGCTCTTTTGTAGATAAAAAATGGTGCTACAATATAGTGTTTTACCCACGCCGTAAGGGCGAGCTTACCTTTAAGGGTAATTTTTGGGTAAATGATACTACATATGCTATTAAAAAAATAGCCATGAGTGCCAGCAAAAGTGCTAACATTAACTGGGTAAAAGATATTTACATTGAGCAGGAGTTTGATGTGTTAAACGACTCTGTATTTTTGCTGAAACGCGACCATATGATGAGCGATTTTGCCCTGCGCAAAAAAGAAGAATCTAAAGGCGTGTATGGCAAACGTACAACGCTATACCGTGATTATGTTTTTGACCGAAAGAAGCCGGATGATTTTTATGCTGCCGACGTGAATTTTAACGATGAAACCATACTCAATAAGAGTGATGAGTTTTGGGATGAAAACCGCTTCGAATCGCTCAATAAAGATGAGAAGGGCGTTTATAAAATGCTCGATACCCTAAAAACCGTACCAAGGTTTAAGCACATGTACGACCTTGTAGCCACATTGGGCAGCGGTTATTACCAGATGGGGAATTTTGATTACGGCCCTATTTTTTCTACGTTTGGGTTTAATGACGTAGAGGGTATAAGGCTGCGAACGGGTGGGCGTACCTATTTTGGGCAAAACGACCCGTGGCGAATTGAGGGCTATACAGCTTATGGGTTTAAAGATAACCAGTTTAAATATGGTATAAGCGGCAAGTGGATGATTAATAAGCGTAAGCGTATTATATTACAGGCCGGTAACCGCCGCGATATAGAACAAATAGGGGTAAGCCTAACGGCAACTAACGATGTGCTGGGGCGTAGTTTTGCCTCATCATCTTTATTCTCCAGCGGAAATAATAACAGGCTTACATCTATTAATTTTACAACCTTTAGCGCAGAGATAGAGCCGGTAAAAAACCTGGTATTGCGTACCAGTCTTAACTACCGCACATTAAAATCGGCAGACAGGGATGCCTTTAGCCTGGATTACTGGAAAGATGTTAACGACCATAGTAAAGGGACAGAAGGTTTTGTTAATCAATATGAATTTGGGTTCTTTATAGATTATACCCCTAAACGCCGCACTGTAGGCTATGGTGTAGAGCGTAGCGACGTAGATTATAACTACTCGCACCTGTTTCTTAACTTTAACCAGGGCGTGAAAGGAATACTAAACAGCGATTTTGAATACCAAAAGCTACAATTTTATTATCGCCAGCCTGTTCTTGTAGGTGGTTTTGGCCGCCTGTTTACTACGTTCGAAGCCGGTAAAATATTTGGTACTGTGCCGCTAAGCCTTATGGGGGTTATACCCGGTAACCAGAGCTGGTTTAGCATAGAAAATACATATAACCTGCTGGATTACTATGAATTTGTGGCAGATGAATATGTGTCGCTGCACCTGGAACACAATTTTAACGGGAGGCTGTTTAGCCGCATACCGGGACTTCGGGATCTTAACCTTCGCGAAATTATTGGTATTAAAGGTGTTTACGGAACGGTATCGGATAAAAATATTGCGCTTAATGCCAGTAATCTTACATATCGGGCTCCTGAAGACGTTTATTGGGAATACCATGCCGGGGTAGGAAATATCTTTAAGGTTTTTCGTATCGATTTTGCCTGGAGGGGTAGCTATCTTAGCATTCCCGATGCTAATAAATTTGCTGTAAAAGGATCTTTTGGGTTTTATTTTTAA
- a CDS encoding Kelch repeat-containing protein produces MMRKPFFTLNGRIAMLLLAGALAVSCGSDDGDSTIGNWVTSTVFDGSPRSSVSGFTIGNYGYAGTGYDGDNYLKDFWRYNIDGGYWEQKADLPGKARSSAVAFAIGSNGYIGTGYDGTDELGDFYKYDTNTDTWTAVASFTGTARRAAVAFSSDTYGYVGSGFDGDNDKKDFWRYNPAIDAWEEQFGFGGNKRREGLTFTIGTKVYFGTGSSNGTNQDDFWEFDTTSETWKRLTDLDDDSDYNVKRTNATGFSVGNYGYVCGGDINSVWEYDPSTDKWKRKTDFEGSTRQDALSLYNGSKAFILLGKYGNTYYDDMFEFEPFEKLDEDD; encoded by the coding sequence ATGATGAGAAAACCTTTTTTTACCCTAAATGGCAGGATCGCGATGCTCCTACTTGCGGGTGCCCTGGCTGTATCATGCGGCAGCGATGATGGCGATAGTACTATAGGCAACTGGGTAACCAGTACTGTTTTTGACGGATCGCCACGCAGCAGCGTATCGGGCTTTACCATTGGCAATTATGGCTATGCAGGCACCGGTTATGATGGCGACAACTACCTGAAAGATTTTTGGAGATATAATATTGATGGTGGCTACTGGGAGCAGAAAGCTGACCTTCCGGGTAAGGCACGCAGTTCTGCAGTAGCTTTTGCCATAGGCAGCAACGGATATATAGGCACCGGCTATGACGGTACTGATGAACTTGGCGATTTTTATAAGTATGACACAAATACTGATACATGGACAGCTGTAGCCAGTTTTACAGGCACCGCGCGCAGGGCTGCCGTAGCATTTAGCTCTGATACTTATGGCTATGTAGGTTCTGGCTTTGACGGAGATAATGATAAAAAAGATTTTTGGCGTTATAACCCTGCTATTGATGCCTGGGAAGAGCAGTTTGGCTTTGGCGGAAATAAAAGGCGCGAAGGACTTACTTTTACAATAGGCACAAAAGTATATTTTGGCACAGGATCATCTAATGGTACTAATCAGGATGACTTTTGGGAATTTGATACCACAAGTGAAACCTGGAAACGCCTTACTGATCTTGATGATGATAGCGACTATAATGTAAAACGCACCAATGCAACCGGTTTTTCTGTAGGAAATTACGGCTATGTATGTGGTGGCGACATCAATTCGGTATGGGAATATGACCCGTCTACCGACAAATGGAAGCGGAAGACCGATTTTGAAGGATCTACACGCCAGGATGCACTTTCTTTGTACAACGGTTCTAAAGCATTCATACTTTTAGGTAAATATGGCAATACTTACTACGATGACATGTTTGAATTTGAACCGTTTGAAAAATTAGACGAAGATGACTAA